Part of the Flavobacterium alkalisoli genome is shown below.
ATACGATTATGATAAAAGTTTCTGACACAGCAAGAAAGAAAGTCGTAAGCCTGATGGAGGACGACGGATTTGATGCTGCTACCGACTATGTTAGGGTAGGGGTTAAAAGTGGCGGATGCTCAGGGTTGTCATACGATTTGAAATTTGACAAAGCGCTGGGAGAAAATGACAAAGTGTTTGAGGACAACAATATAAAAATAGCCGTTGATAAAAAAAGCTTCCTGTATTTAGCAGGTACAATCCTGGAATATTCAGGAGGATTAAACGGTAAAGGATTTGTATTTAATAACCCAAATGCAAGCAGAACCTGCGGTTGCGGGGAAAGTTTTTCACTTTAAGTGATTATGTTTCAGGTTTCAGGTTTACTATTGAGACCTGAAACCTGAAATGTAAATAATTATAAGAATATAAGTATTTCAGTAGTGTTTAAGGAGGGTAACCTGTAACCTTAAACTTTGAACCTGAAACTAAACAAAACATGAGTAAGTACACAGAAGAAGAATTAAAAATCGAACTCGAGAATAAAGAATACGAGTACGGTTTTTATACCGATATTGAGTCAGATACGTTTCCTAACGGGTTAAACGAGGATATTATTCGTGCCCTTTCTAAAAAGAAAGAAGAGCCGGAATGGATGACTGAGTGGCGCCTTGAAGCCTTTAGGGCATGGGAACAAATGGTAGAGCCGGAATGGGCTAATGTACATTATGAAAAACCCAATTTTCAGGCAATTTCATATTACTCTGCACCATTAAAAAAACCTAAATATGATAGCCTTGATGAGGTAGATCCTGAGCTTTTAGATACATTTAAAAAGCTGGGAATCTCTATAGACGAACAGAAAAAACTGGCAGGTGTAGCTGTAGATATCGTTATGGACTCTGTTTCTGTAGCGACTACCTTCAAGAAAACACTGGCAGAAAAAGGAATTATTTTCTGTTCAATTTCTGAGGCGATTAAAGAACACCCTGAACTTGTTAAAAAGTACTTAGGGACTGTGGTGCCGCAAAAAGACAATTTTTATGCAGCACTTAACTCGGCCGTTTTCTCAGACGGGTCTTTCTGTTATATACCTAAGGGAGTTCGTTGCCCAATGGAGTTATCAACTTACTTCAGGATTAATCAGGCAGGAACAGGACAGTTTGAGCGTACGCTTGTAGTGGCTGATGAAGGTAGTTATGTTAGTTACCTTGAAGGCTGTACAGCGCCATCACGTGATGAGAACCAGCTGCATGCTGCAGTTGTAGAGCTTATTGCACTTGATGATGCCGAGATTAAATATTCTACTGTACAAAACTGGTTCCCTGGTAACAAAGAGGGTAAAGGTGGAGTGTACAACTTTGTAACTAAGCGCGGACTTTGTGAAAAGAACGCAAAAATATCATGGACACAGGTTGAAACAGGATCTGCTGTTACATGGAAATACCCTAGTTGTGTGCTTAAGGGAGATAATTCGGTAGGGGAGTTTTACTCTATTGCCGTTACCAATAATTACCAACAGGCAGATACGGGTACAAAAATGATCCACTTAGGGAAAAATACTAAGAGTACTATTATTTCTAAAGGTATTTCGGCAGGTAAGTCGCAAAACAGTTACCGTGGTTTAGTTCAGATTGGTGCAAGGGCAGAAAATGCCAGGAACTTCTCTCAATGTGACTCATTACTAATGGGTAACAGCTGCGGGGCACATACCTTCCCTTACATAGAGTCTAAAAATACAACAGCTAAAATAGAGCACGAGGCGACAACAAGTAAAATTGGTGAAGACCAGGTGTTTTACTGTAACCAAAGGGGTATTCCTACAGAGAAGGCTATTGCTCTTATCGTAAACGGTTTCAGTAAAGAAGTATTAAACAAGCTTCCTATGGAGTTTGCTGTAGAGGCTCAAAAATTATTAGAAATAAGCCTTGAGGGGTCAGTAGGTTAATTACGAATAAAAATACACCATTATATATTTTATGTTATCAATTAAGAATTTACACGCAAGTGTTGAAGATAAAGAGATTTTAAGAGGAATAAACCTTGAAGTAAAAGCGGGAGAGGTACATGCTATAATGGGACCTAACGGTTCCGGTAAGAGTACACTTTCATCTGTAATTGCAGGTAAAGAGGAGTATGAAGTTACCGATGGTGAGATTTTTCTTGAAGGTGAAGATATAGGTGAGCTTGCACCGGAAGAAAGAGCACACAAAGGTGTTTTCCTTTCTTTCCAGTATCCTGTAGAAATACCGGGAGTTTCGGTTACTAACTTTATGAAAACGGCAATTAACGAAAGCCGTAAGGCTAAAGGCCTTGAGGAAATGCCGGCTAATGAAATGCTTAAGCTTATCCGTGAAAAATCGGAACTTTTAGAAATAGACAGGAAGTTTTTATCACGTTCGTTAAACGAAGGTTTTTCGGGTGGTGAGAAAAAACGTAATGAAATATTCCAGATGGCTATGCTTGAGCCAAAACTGGCCATTCTTGACGAAACCGATTCAGGACTTGATATCGATGCGCTTCGTATTGTTGCAAACGGGGTTAACAAACTTCGCAGTAAAGACAACGCTGTAGTTGTTATTACGCACTACCAGAGGCTTCTTGATTATATCGTGCCAGATTATGTACATGTTCTTTACAATGGTAAGATCGTAAAATCAGGAGGTAAAGAGCTTGCATACGAGCTTGAAGAAAAAGGTTACGACTGGATTAAATCTGAAAATTAATAGTCTAAGATCTAAAGTCATAAAGTCGAAAGCGGGCTGATGGGTAAGTTTAATTCTTTTGAAGATATTAATTAATGGCAAAAAGCCAGAGAGTTTAATAAAAAGATTTACCTGATAACCGAAACAGATAGTTTTAAGAGAGATTTTGATTTAGTCAGACAATTAAGGCGGGCTTCAGTATCAATCTCATCTAATATAGCTGAAGGGTTTGAAAGAAATACAGATAGGGAATTTGTTCATTTTTTATTTGTGGCAAAAGGTTCGGCAGGAGAAATAAGATCTCAATTATATCTGGCTTTAGATTTAGAATATATAACACAGGAAGTATTTAATGAATTACTTTCTGATATCAATGAAATAGCAAGGCTGCTAAGTGGCTTTATAAAATATCTTAATAAACAAAGTACGAAGGAGTAAGTCTTTATGACTTTTGACTTTATAAACTTTTGACTGATAAATGGATTTGAAAGAGAAATTATTATCTTCTTTTATGGCTTTTGAAGAGCGTGTTGATGTAACAGCAGATTTACATAACATACGTACCGAAGCGATAAAGAATTTTGAAAATAAGGGATTCCCCAGCAAAAAGGAAGAGGCCTGGAAATATACATCGTTAAACGCGGTGCTAAAAAATGACTTTAGTGTTTTCCCTAAAAAGGAAAATGCATTGAGTTATGCTGAGGTTAAAAAGTATTTCCTGCATGAAATAGATACCTATAAAATTGTTTTTATAGACGGTATATTTAGTTCTTTCCTGTCTTCCACAACACACGACGGGCTGGATGTTTGCTTAATGTCTTCGGCACTTACAAAGCCTAAGTACAAGGAAGTAATAGATACTTATTTTAATAAGATCGCAAAGAAAGACGATAGCCTTACATCACTTAATACGGCTTTTGCTCATGAAGGGGCGTTTATTAATATCCCTAAGAACAAGATTGCTGATAAACCGATAGAGATAATCAGTTTTTCTACAGGAAATGAGGCAGCACTTATGGTACAGCCACGTAACCTGATCGTTGTAGGTAAAAATGCTCAGGTACACATTATTGAAAGACACCAGAGCTTAAACAGCAACCCTGTTCTTACAAATGCGGTTACTGAGATATTTGCTCATGAAAACGCTAATGTAGATTACTATAAGATTCAAAATGACGTTCAAACGGCAAACCTTATAGATAATACTTATATCTCTCAAAAGAGAGACAGTAATGCCAGTGTACATACCTTCTCTTTTGGTGGAAATATTACACGTAACAACCTAAACTTCTTCCACGAAGGGGAAAATATAGACAGTACCCTAAAAGGAATCACAATCATAGGTGATAAACAGCATGTAGATCATTACACGCTTGTACACCATGCTCAACCAAATTGTGAGAGCCACCAAAACTATAAAGGTATTTTTGACGGAAGCTCTACAGGTGTGTTTAATGGTAAGATCTATGTTGAGAAAGAAGCACAAAAAACTGATGCTTTCCAACAGAATAATAACGTCCTATTAAGCGATAAGGCTACCATAAATGCTAAACCACAGCTTGAGATTTTTGCAGATGATGTTAAATGTTCTCACGGTTGTACAATCGGTCAGTTGGATGATGATGCCATGTTCTACATGCAGTCAAGAGGTATTCCTCAAAAAGAAGCAAAAGCATTATTAATGTATGCTTTTTCTAACGAAGTTATTGAAAGCATTAAAATACCTGAGCTTAAGAACAGGATCAACAAAATTATAGCAATGAAACTAGGCGTTAGTATGGGGTTTGACCTGTAATTAACAACTTAATACACTATTACAAAGCAGCGCTAATTGCGCTGCTTTTGTTTTTATTTAGAATTAATAAAAATAACTTGCATATGTCTTTCAAGCTAATTAGATTTGCAATTTAGAATTAATCTAATTTAAATTAGAATGCAACCCAGCCGTATCGCACTACTCTTTTTATTGCTACATATAAAACTATCTGCACAGGAACAACAAAGAGATTCCGTTAATATCAATTCTGATTTAAATGAAGTTGTTGTTACCGGTCAGTTTGAGCCACAGTCCTTAAAAAAATCAGTGCAGAATGTAAGGGTAATTACACGAAGGGATATCGATCAGCTGGCCGCTAATAATCTTGGTGATGTATTAAACCAGTATGTAAACATAACGGTGCGCCCCAGTGGCACCGATGGCCGTTCAACCGTTAGCATGTTTGGACTTGACGGACTTTACTTCAAAATTCTTATAGATAATGTACCGATAGCTAATGAAGCCGGATTAGGTAATAATATCGACTTATCTCAAATAAACCTTAATGATGTAGAGCGTATAGAAATTATAGAAGGCTCTATGGGGGTAACACACGGTGCTAATGCCGTTAGCGGTATCCTTAACATCATTACCAAAAAATCATCTAAAAATAAGTGGGAGATATCAGCAACACTTCAGGAAGAAACCGTTGGAAACGAATACGCCACTTTTGATGAGGGAAGGCACATACAGGCACTTCAGGTATCGCATACCTTAACAGACAACTGGTTTGTATCACTTAATGCCAACCGAAACGATTTTCAGGGTTATCTGGGAGATAGGAAAGGAATGGATTATGCAGTTAACGATGACATGAGGGGCTATAACTGGCTGCCAAAGGAACAGCTGATGACCAATGCACTGCTAAGCTACAGGAGAAACGAGTTCAGGTTCTTTTATCGCTTTGAGATGATGGATGAGAACATTGACTACTATAACAGCGAAGTGGAAACACTTTTTAATGCTGAATTAGGTTCTTACAGGGCATCGCAGGACAAACGTTATTTTACCGACAGATTTTACCATCATTTAAACGCCACAGGAAAGCTTTTTTCCGGATTAGCATATAATGTGTCGGTTTCTCATCAAAAGCAGCAGAGAGACGTTGAGAGCTTCTTATATCGTGTATGGCAGGATCAGGAAGTAAACAATACAACTGAAACCGACCAGTCTATGGAGGTTTTATATTCTACAGGGACTTTAAGTAATTTCTTTGAAAGTGAAACAGTCAAGTTACAACTGGGCTATGAATTAGTGAACAACAACGGTTTTTCTGTAGTTCAGGAGGCAGACAATGTATATGTAGGGATAAGGGAACGACTTGAGAATTATGATGTTTTTGCTTCATCGGAAGTAAATGTAAACAGAAACTTTTCCCTTCGCCCGGGATTCCGTTACTCGTTCCAGTCCCGTTTTGATAACCAGTACGCCGCTTCTTTAGGCTTCAGGCAGCTGTTTAAAAACGATTATCAGTTAAGGGGGGCAATAGGCAAATCGTTCCGTACACCAACCTTTGAAGAGCTTTATACCAAGATGATATTTTCAGGGCATTACTTTACCGGTAATGAAAACCTGATACCCGAAACAAGCACCTCTTATGAGGTTAGCGTTAAAAAGAACAGCTACTTTGATTCAGGATTGATGCTTTCTAACAATGTTATTGTAAGCTTTATGGATATAAAAGACAGGATAAGCACGGCTTTTACGGGCTACACGCCGGATAATGTGCCTATGTATGAGTCCATTAATGTAAGCAAATACAATATGTGGAATGTTTCAACCACAAACCAATTGCAGTATAATAATCTTACATTCTCATTAGGAACAACACTGGCAGGAATATCGCAAAAGTTGGATAACGGCGATTTTCAGAGTGATGACAAGTACCTGTATACACTTAACCTTAACAGCAGTATTTCCTATAGGGTGCCAAAATGGAAAACCACTTTTTCCGCCTACTACAAGTATAACGGCAAAACACAGGACTACACCGCTTCAGAAAACGAATATGTGCTTACCAGCGTAGCCGCAACAAACTGGCTGGATGCTTCGATAATAAAATCATTTTATAATAACAGGTGTGATGTAACCCTTGGGGCAAGAAACCTGCTTGATATAACCAATGTAACCCGTACGGGAATTAACCAAACCGGCAGCCACGCTGCCTCAAACAATGTAATGCTTGCTTATGGCAGGTCTTATTATATAAAACTTATGTACAATCTTAATTTTTAATTCATAATATCAATATCATATGAAAAAAAGCATATTAATCCTTGCCGCAGCAGTTGGCTTTTTAGCTTCCTGCTCAAGTGACGACAGTATTACTACTGACCCTATTACGGGCGGCGCTGCCGAAGGAAGCATAGTACAACCAAATATTGGTGGTCCTAATGAGCCCAATCAGGTTTATGTAGATCTTAGTACAGGAGAGTCTACGGCAGTTGTAAGAACATCGTGGGATCTTGGGTTTTATTCGGGAGCCGATTTTAGGGTAATCCTTAACGGATCGGTTAAAATGGCTGCTAAAAAACTGGAAACAACCAACATTGATGAGGTTCAGGAAGCAGATCCTACAGTAACAGTAAGCTATGCTACCGATGCAACCTTAGGTTATGTGGATAACCCAACAGGAATTCTTACCGGTAACGGTGGGGGAGAGGGTACTGCTATAGCAGAAATTTCAGCAACCGATAGCGAAAACTATGTTTATCTTGTAAATATGGGCTACGGACTTTCAAACACTATACCTTCAACAGGAAGTGCGAGTGTAGATGGTGACCCGCGTGGCTGGATGAAAATTCGTGTATTGAGAAGCGGTAACGACTATAAACTTCAGTATGCAGAACTGGACGCTACAACACACGAAGAAGTAACTATAGCTAAAAACGGCGAGTATAATTTTACTTTTTTCAGTATGGTGAATAATACTCAAACTTTAGTAGAACCTAAAAAGGGAGACTGGGATTTAAACTTTACAACTTTTACCAACTATTACCCATATAACGATATAACTGTTTTATACCCATTTGCCGATTATACTTTACTTAACGTTAAAGGTGGTACAAGAGCTTATGAGATTATTACAGAGGAGGCCGAAGGAGGAGAGGCAGGCTATAATGCCTTTACTCTTGCTCAGGTAGACTCTGCACAATTTGAGGCTTCAGCTGCAGATCACAGGTTTGTGACCTGGAGGACAGAAGCAGGGCCAAATGCTACCATGACTGTTAAGACAGATCGCTTTTTTGTAATTAAAGATGCAGATGGTAATTTTTACAAAGTATTATTCAGGGCTCTTAAAAACGATTTAGGAGAAAGAGGTTACCCTGTATTTGAATACAAACTTTTGCAATAAGTAAATCATTTCATATTCAATAAAAAGCAGTAGTTAAGTTAGTTTTTGTTTTTACAGTGTCCCGGCTGGTTTTTTCATAGTTACCAGCCGGGTTTTTAATATAAAAAAGCCGCTATTAAGCGGCTAATAATATAGTAAAAGAGCTACATCTTGATAAATTTACGGGTAATAAAACCTGTGTCTGTATTTATTTTTATTAAATAACTTCCTGTAAGTAAGTTAGAAATATCTACAGAATAGGTGTTTTTTAAATCTCTTTTTAAAATTAATTGACCCATTAGATTATAAATCTCCACGTTATCAATAATTACATTATGAGTGTTAAAATTTAAGTCATTACCGGCTGGGTTTGGATAAAGGCCTATTGCTTTGTTCAAATCAAATTGAGATGTGCCTAATGAACACTCAGATGTAACAATACAGCCTTCATTTAAAAAGCTATTATTTAAAATATAATCAATTTCTTCAGCATCTGCGCATATATATAAAAGGTCAGGGTTACCAGGAAGATTTATATTAGCATTGATACTGTTGTTTTTTAAATAAAGAGATTCAAGATTGTTATTAGCAACATTTAATGCATCAATGCCGGGAGTAGTTGCCAGACTTAAAGTTGTTAATTCATTTAAACTACAGTTAAGCAAATTTATAGAATTACAATTATCCACATTTAATGAAGTGAGGTTATTTTGTTGGCAATTTAAAGTGAACAGGCTTTCTAGACCAGAACAGTCTAACGAAACTAAGTTGTTTTCTTCGCAGTGTAAAAGCGAAAGGTTATTTAGCCCAGAGACACTTAAAGAAATTAATTCATTATTAGAACAATAAATAGTTTCAAGCAATGTTGATTGCTCTAAATTAAGTTCAGTTAAGTCATTTATGTTACAGTCTAAAAATTTTAAGTTTATGTTGTTTTGAAAATCAAGAGAACTTAGATTATTATTTGAACAGTTTAAATATACCAAGGCAGATAATGAAGATAAATCTAAGGTCGTTAATGAATTATTTTTAATTTCCAGTCTTTCAAGATTAACAAGGCTTGATAACTCAATAGAAGTTAAATAATTATCATTTAAGGTAAGTTTTTCTATGCTATCAATCATTGAAAAGCTAAGGATGTTTAGCGTTGGGATTTCATTACATATTAGCTCTTTAAGGTTTGTAACCCCTGTAAAATCTATTGATTGTAAAGATGTATTGCTACAGTTTAAAAATGAAAGCCCGGATATTCCTGTTATATTAAGAGTCGATAAAGGCATATTAGAACAAGCTAAACTTTCAAGTGAAGTTAAAGAAGTGAGGTCTAAAGAAGTTATTAAAAGATTATATGCAGAAAGGGTTTTTATGTTTGTGAAATGCTCAATACCCTGTAAATCATTTATATCATATGGCATGCCATTAAGAAAAAGCTCAGCAACTTCTAAGGCTTCAGACATTTGTATTTCGTTGTCTTCATTAGCATCTATGGTAATATAATTGTCATTTATGTCTTTGGCATAAGAGTTTTCGGGTTCAGCAGTTATATTTAAAAGGGTTTCTTTAAAATTTGGGTCGTTAAACTCAATGTTTTGTGAAAAAGTAAAAGCCGATACAAATAACAATGGCAAGGTGTAAAAATTCTTCATTTTAATTTTTTAAAGGTTTTTACAAAAATATAAAAACCCCGCATATAGCGGGGTTACAATTTAGATAATTCAAGATTTATAACGAAGCGACAAGTTCTCGCCATTCTTCCAATTCAGGTATTCCAGGTTTTCTTTTTCCAAAGAACTGAACAATTATTTCTCCCATTTCATTAAATACCTCGATAGCGGTAACCACACCATCTTCGGTTGGTTTTCTTACCACCCATACCTGTGCAATTATATCCATATCGAGGTGAAGGTTAAAATCAGGGTCCATAACATTAAACCAGTTGTTGTGCCACATTGTTTTTCTTACCAGCCCTGTGTGGATTTGGATATTACCCCTGTTCCCTACAAAACACATAATAGGCAGCTTTTGTGCAGCAGCACCTTCAAGCATTTTTACTATAGCATCTTTCTCAATCTTATGGGCGAAGGTTTCATTTGGAGCTAAACGCAACGCCTGCGTTCTGGTAACGCCAAACTTTTTAAGCATACCAAAGAACGCGTGAGTATCTTTTAATGTCTCCCAGGCATCCTGAAAACCTTTAACGTCTATTTCGCTGTCCGGTTTCTCATCGATATTTAACGCAACAGCTACAGCAGCTTCTTCTGTACTCTGATTGTCTGAAGTATATTTTTTTACCAGTGCATCAAAAGCAGCTTCATTGCTGTCTTTAGTCAGGTATATTTTGTGAATAGCAAGTCCGTCTTTTCCAAAAAACTGAAGGCTTTTCCTGTTACCGTGTTCTGATTTTTCCTCTACGGCAAAAGCCTTGTCCCAATGTGATAAGAAGATCCTCAGGTCGATATCCTCTCCCACAAAAAGGCCTGCAAACGGGCTGCTGAAATCAGGATTAAGGTAAACACCTTTTCTTTCATGTACGCACTCATCATTACGGGTAAGTGCCATTACTTTGCCAAGGCTTTCAATTTCCGAAAGTATTGCAGCAAACTCTGGCTTTAACCTTGTTACGGTTTCTCCGGTTTGTGTTGCTAAAAGTTCGGCTTCGCTAACACTAAGCTTTTCTGCAGCGGTTCTTATTCTAAGATGCGGGTTTTCTGCCTTTAGGGCATCCCATTGCGATTTAAGATTATTAGTTATAGTATCCATAATGCTGTTTTTATTATGTTCCAAAAATTATAAGAGGGTTTTTATTGACCGGGTTAGGGCAAACCGTACAGGGGAAATTGTACACTTTGCTTATTATTTCTTTTGTAAAGACGTTATTTGGTGTGTCATGTGCTACTACCTTACCTTTTTTAAGCAGCATTATCCTGTCGGCAAACTGTGCGGCAAGGTTAAGGTCGTGCAATACCATAACTGCTGTATTTCCTTTTTCGGTAAAATTCTTTATGGTATGTAATATGCGATGCTGATGCAATACGTCCAGGTTGTTTAATGGTTCGTCTAAAAACACCAGTTTGTTAAGTACTTCATTATCCAGCTGTGTTAATACCCTTGCCAGGTGAACACGCTGTTTCTCCCCGCCCGAAAGCGAATTGTAATCCCTTGTTTCAAGATGGGCAACGTCGGTTTCTTCCATAGCTTTTTGTACCGCTTCAAAGTCCTTTTTGTGTGGATTGGACTGAAAATAGGGATAACGCCCCATCATAACTACATCCTTAACAGAAAGGGGTATATCGTGACTGTTGTTTTGTGAGAACTTCGCTTTATTGTACGCGAGATCTCTGTAATCCCATTCTTCAAAAGTTTTCTTTTTGAAGAATATGGGTTCCTCATTCTTACCGGCCTCATTTGCTAATAAATTTAGCAAAGTCGATTTACCGGCTCCGTTAGGGCCAACAATAACAAGCAGTTCGCCATACTTTACCGAAATATCTATGTTTTCCAGTATGGAATTTTTTTTATGGGCAAATGATATTTTATAGGCTTCCAGCATATTACATCGATTTTCGGCTGCGTATTAATATTATGATGAAAATAGGCGCGCCCATAAAGGCAGTAAGTATGCCTATAGGTATTTCACTGGGCTGCGCGATGGTTCGGCTAACGGTATCTGCCGAAAGTAGAAGTACACTTCCCATTACGGCAGAAAGAGGCAGGATAATATTATAGTTGGATTTAAAAATAAGCCTCAAAATGTATGGGACAATGAGCCCCACAAAGCCTATGGTTCCTGCAAAGGCAACCGAGGTTCCTACCATTAGCGCAGTTAATATTACAATCTGTTTTTTTATTTTTTCAACGGGAATACCTAAGTGCTGTGCATCCCTTTCGCCAAGCATCATGGCATTAAGGGCTTTGCCCTTATTTATGAGCAATATATAGGCTACGGCCATAATACTGGCCAGTATTGCATTTTTAGTCCAGGTGGCTCCGGCAAGGCTGCCCAGATTCCAAAAAGTCAGATCCCTTAGCTGTTCTTCCTTAGAGATATAGATAAGTAGTCCCATTATGGCAAAGCCTAAGGCAGTAAAGGCCACGCCGCAAAGCAGCATAACCACTACGTTTGTCTTACCATTTGTGGTAGAAATGCGATATACCAAAAGCATGGTTAGCAATGCGCCTATAAACGCCATTATACTTAACAGTGAATAATGAAAGACTTCCGGAATATAGGGCTTAATAGAGCTGCCCAAAACAATGGTTATGGCAGCAAATAGTGATGCTCCCGATGTTATTCCTATTAAGTCGGGGGTGGCAAGGGGGTTTTTAAACATACCCTGCAAACATGTTCCCGATACTGCTAAGGCACTACCTATAAGCACGCCCATAGCGATGCGGGGCAGCCTTAGGTCCATTATAACAAAACGGTCGCTTTGAGAAACAGAACTGTCCTGGGCGATTATGCCCCTGATTATTTCTGCAAGAGAATGCCTTTCAAACATATAAACTCCCATATACAGGGAAACTACTGCCAGTGAGACCAGCAGCAGCATTCCGAAAGTAATATATAAAGAGAGCTTATTTTGCATTTTCCCTAAGCAATGTGTTTAATTGTACGGCAGCTTCACCAAGGCGTGGACCAAATCCTGCCAGTAACCCGCCATCCATTGCTATTATCTTTTTGTTTTTTCCTGCATTTGTTTTATCTACTCCGGGTATTTTAAATATTCCATTAGGACCGCCAACGCTTCCTAAACCTGAATCAAACATCAGTATCACATCCGGATTTCCCTGTAAAAGGGCTTCCGGTGTAAGTGGTTTGTAATCTTCAAACTCTGAAACGGCATTTTGACCGCCTGCCAGTGTAATTACTTTATCAACCGGTGTGTTTGTACCGCTAACCATTAGCATATTAGCGCCACGGGCATATATAAAAAGTACTTTTGGGGTCTTTTCAATTGGTTTTACCTGTGCAAGGTCGTTGTCTATATCATTCTGTAGTTTTTCGTAGTTATTGTTGTTTAAAGTATTTGCTACTTCAGCAATAAGTTTTTTTGTGCCGTCTACACTGATATCCTGAGAAAATACCTTAACTGTAATTCCTGATGCTTTAAGGTTTTCGATAAGGGTTGGGTTTAGATCTTTATCTGTAGCCAAAATAAGTGTAGGCTTAAGTTCCATAACCGTTTCTACAGAAATACTCCTTACATGTCCTAAGTCTTTGGCAGTGCTTTTTACGGTTTCGGGGTAAGTACTGGTGACATCCACACCCACAATTTCTTTTTCGTGGCCTAATGCTGCTACAACCTCTGTTATGGCCCCGTTTAAGGATATGATACGTTGTGTTTCTATTTTTTGTTCAGCAGTCGTTTCTTCTGTTTTTGAAACAT
Proteins encoded:
- a CDS encoding hemin-degrading factor, whose protein sequence is MDTITNNLKSQWDALKAENPHLRIRTAAEKLSVSEAELLATQTGETVTRLKPEFAAILSEIESLGKVMALTRNDECVHERKGVYLNPDFSSPFAGLFVGEDIDLRIFLSHWDKAFAVEEKSEHGNRKSLQFFGKDGLAIHKIYLTKDSNEAAFDALVKKYTSDNQSTEEAAVAVALNIDEKPDSEIDVKGFQDAWETLKDTHAFFGMLKKFGVTRTQALRLAPNETFAHKIEKDAIVKMLEGAAAQKLPIMCFVGNRGNIQIHTGLVRKTMWHNNWFNVMDPDFNLHLDMDIIAQVWVVRKPTEDGVVTAIEVFNEMGEIIVQFFGKRKPGIPELEEWRELVASL
- a CDS encoding FecCD family ABC transporter permease, which produces MQNKLSLYITFGMLLLVSLAVVSLYMGVYMFERHSLAEIIRGIIAQDSSVSQSDRFVIMDLRLPRIAMGVLIGSALAVSGTCLQGMFKNPLATPDLIGITSGASLFAAITIVLGSSIKPYIPEVFHYSLLSIMAFIGALLTMLLVYRISTTNGKTNVVVMLLCGVAFTALGFAIMGLLIYISKEEQLRDLTFWNLGSLAGATWTKNAILASIMAVAYILLINKGKALNAMMLGERDAQHLGIPVEKIKKQIVILTALMVGTSVAFAGTIGFVGLIVPYILRLIFKSNYNIILPLSAVMGSVLLLSADTVSRTIAQPSEIPIGILTAFMGAPIFIIILIRSRKSM
- a CDS encoding leucine-rich repeat domain-containing protein, with protein sequence MKNFYTLPLLFVSAFTFSQNIEFNDPNFKETLLNITAEPENSYAKDINDNYITIDANEDNEIQMSEALEVAELFLNGMPYDINDLQGIEHFTNIKTLSAYNLLITSLDLTSLTSLESLACSNMPLSTLNITGISGLSFLNCSNTSLQSIDFTGVTNLKELICNEIPTLNILSFSMIDSIEKLTLNDNYLTSIELSSLVNLERLEIKNNSLTTLDLSSLSALVYLNCSNNNLSSLDFQNNINLKFLDCNINDLTELNLEQSTLLETIYCSNNELISLSVSGLNNLSLLHCEENNLVSLDCSGLESLFTLNCQQNNLTSLNVDNCNSINLLNCSLNELTTLSLATTPGIDALNVANNNLESLYLKNNSINANINLPGNPDLLYICADAEEIDYILNNSFLNEGCIVTSECSLGTSQFDLNKAIGLYPNPAGNDLNFNTHNVIIDNVEIYNLMGQLILKRDLKNTYSVDISNLLTGSYLIKINTDTGFITRKFIKM
- a CDS encoding heme ABC transporter ATP-binding protein; its protein translation is MLEAYKISFAHKKNSILENIDISVKYGELLVIVGPNGAGKSTLLNLLANEAGKNEEPIFFKKKTFEEWDYRDLAYNKAKFSQNNSHDIPLSVKDVVMMGRYPYFQSNPHKKDFEAVQKAMEETDVAHLETRDYNSLSGGEKQRVHLARVLTQLDNEVLNKLVFLDEPLNNLDVLHQHRILHTIKNFTEKGNTAVMVLHDLNLAAQFADRIMLLKKGKVVAHDTPNNVFTKEIISKVYNFPCTVCPNPVNKNPLIIFGT
- a CDS encoding heme/hemin ABC transporter substrate-binding protein encodes the protein MKKISLIVFFAISLFTATSCKNDVSKTEETTAEQKIETQRIISLNGAITEVVAALGHEKEIVGVDVTSTYPETVKSTAKDLGHVRSISVETVMELKPTLILATDKDLNPTLIENLKASGITVKVFSQDISVDGTKKLIAEVANTLNNNNYEKLQNDIDNDLAQVKPIEKTPKVLFIYARGANMLMVSGTNTPVDKVITLAGGQNAVSEFEDYKPLTPEALLQGNPDVILMFDSGLGSVGGPNGIFKIPGVDKTNAGKNKKIIAMDGGLLAGFGPRLGEAAVQLNTLLRENAK